A DNA window from Bacteroidota bacterium contains the following coding sequences:
- the msrA gene encoding peptide-methionine (S)-S-oxide reductase MsrA, with product MKNLSRNLSFALFISTISYLFLGCALKTNNNNTKSEPMNSTSSTFDTITLGAGCFWCVEAVFQQLNGVQSVVSGYSGGSIKNPSYKEVCNGTTGHAEVCQLTYDTSVISFPEILEVFWKVHDPTTLNRQGNDVGTQYRSSIFYHSNSQKEIAEKYKKELDASGAFDAPIVTEIVAFTNFYKAEDYHQNYFNQNGEESYCKFVVQPKVEKFKKVFKDKLKK from the coding sequence ATGAAAAATTTATCACGCAACCTTTCTTTTGCTTTATTCATAAGTACTATCTCCTATCTATTTTTAGGCTGTGCACTAAAAACCAATAACAACAATACAAAATCAGAGCCCATGAACTCAACAAGTTCTACTTTTGACACAATAACTCTTGGAGCAGGATGTTTTTGGTGTGTAGAAGCCGTTTTCCAACAATTAAATGGCGTACAATCAGTCGTTTCGGGCTATTCCGGGGGTAGTATAAAAAACCCTAGCTATAAAGAAGTCTGCAACGGCACTACGGGTCATGCAGAAGTATGCCAATTAACCTACGATACATCTGTGATTTCATTTCCCGAAATACTAGAAGTATTTTGGAAAGTGCACGACCCTACAACCCTTAACAGACAAGGAAACGATGTAGGCACACAATACCGTTCCTCAATTTTTTATCATTCAAATTCGCAAAAAGAAATAGCCGAAAAATATAAAAAAGAGCTTGATGCTTCCGGAGCCTTTGATGCTCCTATTGTTACAGAGATAGTTGCCTTTACCAATTTTTATAAAGCAGAAGATTATCACCAAAACTATTTTAATCAAAATGGAGAGGAATCTTATTGTAAATTTGTAGTGCAACCTAAGGTTGAAAAATTTAAAAAAGTTTTTAAAGACAAACTAAAAAAATAG